ACTGCGTCAATCACCCCCTTCAGTGCGGCGTTTGCGACAAAAGCGGCGAGTGTGAATTACAAAATTTAACGACGCATCTAAATGTAAAAGAGCAAAGCTTTGCCATTACTGACACGCACAAACCGCACAAAAAATGGGGGCTAATAAACTACGACCCAGCCCTTTGCGTGGTTTGCGAGAGGTGCGTGACGGTTTGCAAAGATAAGATCGGCGAGAGCGCGCTAAAAACGGTGCCAAGAGGTGTTGAGGTGCCAAAAGAGCTAAAAGAGAGCATGCCAAAAGATGCTTACGCCGTCTTTAGCAAGATGCAAAAGAGCTTAATTGGCCCAAGTGTGGGCGAAAATTTGGACTGCTCATTTTGTGGCGAGTGCATCAGCGTCTGCCCTGTTGGCGCGCTTGTTAGCTCAAATTTTCAGTATAGCTCAAACATCTGGGAGCTAAGCCGTGTCCCAGCAGCAAATCCGCACCAAAGCGACTGCGAGCTCATTTTTTATGACGTAAAAGAAAAAAGCACTAGCGATAGAAACAATCAAATTTATAGGGTCAGCAACGACTTCCACTTCGGCGAGATAAGTGGCGCTGCAAGGTTTGCCTACGACTTTCACAATGAAAACGCGCGTAAAAATGAGACGAAATTTAATGAGCTCATCTCAAATTTAAAAAACGGCAACATAAAAAATATAAAATTTAATAGCTTCATAACAAACGAGGAGGCGCTTATTTTGGAGCGCTTGAGAGAGAAATTTGATCTAAATTTACTAAACGATGAGGCTTTTAAATTTCAAAATTTCTTAAATATTTTTAGCGAATTTAGTGGCCTTAGTTCATATAACGCAGACTATGAGAGTCTAAAAAATAGCGACTTTATTATCACAGCTGGTAGCTTCTTGCGCCACGAGAGCCCAGTAACTAGCTATAAGCTAAATAACGCCCTTAAGATGAATAAAGCGGCTGGAATTTACTTTCATCACATCGCTGATGAGGTGGTGAAGAAATTTTCAAAGAATTTCGCCTGTGTGAGCTATGAGGCTGGGGATTTGGAGCAAATTTTACTCTTTGTGCTTAAAAACTGGGGTGAAAATTTACCAGCAGCGCTTCAGGCTAGACTTGAAAAATTTGAAGAGAGCTTTGGCTTAGAAGTAGCCACTCTTTGCGAGGGTAAGGCTAAATTTACGCTCATTTTGGGTAGCGATTTTTACGCTCATGAAAATGCAAATTTACTAGCCGCCCTTGCTGGAGTGATCGCAAGAGCTACGCCCTTTGTTGTAATGCTGATACCACCACGCACAAACTCGCTTGGCGTGGCTAAAATTTGCACGCTTTCACACGAGAAAAAGCCTGGCAAGACGCTAGGATATAACGAAATGGGCGAGTTTAAATTTAGCATCTTTGAGGGCGATCTTGACGCTGGTG
Above is a window of Campylobacter concisus DNA encoding:
- a CDS encoding NADH-quinone oxidoreductase subunit G; translation: MKITINDQILEANEGESILNIARANGIYIPALCYLSGCSSTLACRLCMVEANGKVVYSCNAKAKEDMQIYTNTPEIAAERNAIMQTYCVNHPLQCGVCDKSGECELQNLTTHLNVKEQSFAITDTHKPHKKWGLINYDPALCVVCERCVTVCKDKIGESALKTVPRGVEVPKELKESMPKDAYAVFSKMQKSLIGPSVGENLDCSFCGECISVCPVGALVSSNFQYSSNIWELSRVPAANPHQSDCELIFYDVKEKSTSDRNNQIYRVSNDFHFGEISGAARFAYDFHNENARKNETKFNELISNLKNGNIKNIKFNSFITNEEALILERLREKFDLNLLNDEAFKFQNFLNIFSEFSGLSSYNADYESLKNSDFIITAGSFLRHESPVTSYKLNNALKMNKAAGIYFHHIADEVVKKFSKNFACVSYEAGDLEQILLFVLKNWGENLPAALQARLEKFEESFGLEVATLCEGKAKFTLILGSDFYAHENANLLAALAGVIARATPFVVMLIPPRTNSLGVAKICTLSHEKKPGKTLGYNEMGEFKFSIFEGDLDAGALNQQEGTFTSINNEVVPTNAALTHNGYFLNDIANALGLAVKNTIDYTAQLPKEKGYRGVKFDDLENFYANDGTSHRGYKLEISNFTPKEDIEPLFKEKNELNLKEDEALISLANPINLPSFFANYASQTAKRAVLYASSEFMSKFEISQNEAVILEKNGQKLAICVELDSELGGIGAYLGDYDDKLDVSAIFEGNCYASVKIIKAQNE